A window of Xiphophorus hellerii strain 12219 chromosome 19, Xiphophorus_hellerii-4.1, whole genome shotgun sequence contains these coding sequences:
- the LOC116708626 gene encoding uncharacterized protein LOC116708626, with translation MQTRCTTQKALELIQSSASPWDSDGEDIDLQPDSDSELSSDEETLPPPQKRARLGSEPSQTAKDGTVWREEQVGTHLHFTPIEPYATDGEPSAEARRSIQSRLQSFLCFITLDMLRSIQEWTTQHARHTEQQDWFMDLPELMAFISVVILRGVNKVPSLCDSWSANLGNPRIIATMARSRFQNIMRHLRFDDMLTRSERAETDKFAAISDVWGSFVTNCIASYNPGRHITIDAQLYPSKARCCFLQYIATKPDKFGIKFWVACDLKSQYICNAFPYLGKDPSRPSGERLSETVVMRLMEPFMDKGRTVTTDNFFTSLSLAQRLLSRKTTILGTVNERSREIPQSARQMDRTEFTTQVFSTTGATLTVYAPKRKKAVYVLSSMHSVVETEDTTKRKPNTVTQYNKTKCGVDVMDQMVREYSVRAGTRRWPVAVFYNMIDMAALNAHVLYQACIGVQERRVDFLVELAKELANSHVSEKKAHKEKLLRQQPSTPSPGKRAKCQVNHRCKTNNATVRCVNCYKYTCGKCTRVIPWQCQVCSDSADRLLNEC, from the exons atgcagacgAGGTGCACCACTCAGAAGGCATTGGAACTGATTCAGAGCAGTGCCAGCCCTTGGGATTCAGATGGAGAAGACATAGACCTTCAACCGGATTCGGACTCTGAGCTGTCTTCAG ATGAGGAGACTCTCCCTCCACCACAAAAGAGAGCTCGTTTGGGGAGTGAGCCGTCACAGACCGCAAAAGATGGCACAGTGTGGCGTGAAGAACAAGTGGGGACACATCTCCATTTCACTCCAATAGAACCGTACGCCACAGATGGAGAGCCAAGCGCTGAGGCCAGACGAAGTATCCAGAGTCGCCTTCAgagcttcctctgttttatcACTCTTGACATGCTTCGTAGCATTCAAGAATGGACAACTCAACATGCACGTCACACGGAGCAGCAGGATTGGTTCATGGATCTCCcggaactaatggcatttatttccgTCGtcatcttgcggggggtgaacaaggttccatcactatgtgacagctggtcagcaaacctgggaAACCCAAGGATCATTGCAACTATGGCCCGAAGCCGCTTCCAAAACATCATGCGACACCTACGCTTTGATGACATGCTTACACGCAGTGAGCGAGCGGAGACCGATAAGTTTGCTGCAATCTCCGATGTTTGGGGATCGTTTGTCACTAACTGCATCGCATCCTACAACCCTGGTCGACACATCACTATTGATGCACAGCTTTATCCATCAAAGGCTCGCTGCTGTTTCCTGCAATACATTGCAACAAAACCGGACAAGTTTGGCATCAAGTTTTGGGTGGCTTGCGACTTGAAATCACAGTACATCTGTAATGCCTTCCCATATCTTGGCAAGGACCCCAGTCGTCCCAGCGGGGAGAGACTGTCCGAGACTGTAGTGATGAGGCTGATGGAACCGTTCATGGACAAGGGCAGAACTGTAACCACGGACAATTTCTTTACATCACTGTCACTTGCACAACGACTGCTTAGCCGGAAAACCACTATCCTCGGCACAGTCAACGAGAGAAGCCGGGAAATTCCTCAGTCCGCTAGACAGATGGATCGCACTGAATTCACCACTCAGGTGTTTTCAACCACTGGTGCCACGCTGACAGTGTATGCGCCCAAAAGGAAGAAGGCCGTTTACGTTCTCAGCAGCATGCACAGCGTGGTTGAGACTGAGGATACCACCAAAAGGAAGCCAAACACGGTCAcacaatacaacaaaacaaagtgcggtgtggatgtgatggaccaaatggtgcgggagtacagcgtgcgtgcaggaacacggagatggccagttgcggtgttctacaacatgattgacatggcagcactgaatgcacatgtgctttatcaggcatgcattggggtgcaggagagacgggtggacttcctggtggAGCTCGCAAAAGAGTTGgctaactctcatgtgagtgagaagaaggcacacaaggagaaactgcttcggcaacaaccttccacacccagcccaggcaaaagggcgaagtgtcaggtcaaccatcgatgcaagACCAATAATGCGACTGTGAGATGCGTTAACTGCTACAAATACACATGTGGCAAATGCACCAGGGTCATTCCCTGGCAGTGCCAGGTATGTTCCGACAGTGCAGACAGACTGCTGAATGAGTGCTGA